In the Telopea speciosissima isolate NSW1024214 ecotype Mountain lineage chromosome 2, Tspe_v1, whole genome shotgun sequence genome, one interval contains:
- the LOC122650609 gene encoding disease resistance protein RPP2A-like — translation MRKVRIVLDDVDGKSQLNALVGKRDWFGLGSRIIITTRNEHILVHHEVDGIYEPCEMDPNHSLQLFSRFIFIWHGKIKWQYTLEMLQKHFLHAEVLEKLKISFDELMYLDKQIFLDIACFFNGIDKNIACLTWQQRGFYPEEGIKVLCQKSLLKIGENNELKMHDLLGDLGKEIIREENLKVPGRRSRLWSHEEALDVLEKDMGMEEVEGLCIDFGGSSSNHRYLKSEGFTKMTELKLLQIDYAHFAPDFMPSFLELILLSWKGCPLEFTQTKFHPMNLVVLDLSYSLVTNYWMGWKHIKVAKNLKVLNLTGCQHLVKTPKLENCRLEVLILENCENLAETDESICDLESLVILNMKGCTELRNLPYGIGRLSSIKDFNLYLCKGLEKLPDSTMS, via the exons ATGAGGAAAGTTCGTAttgttcttgatgatgtggATGGAAAATCTCAATTAAATGCATTAGTTGGGAAGCGtgattggtttggtttgggaagTAGAATTATAATCACAACAAGAAATGAGCATATCTTAGTTCATCATGAAGTGGATGGGATATATGAGCCCTGTGAAATGGATCCAAATCATTCTCTTCAACTATTTTCCAG GTTCATCTTTATTTGGCATGGAAAAATCAAATGGCAATATACACTGGAGATGTTGCAAAAACATTTTCTTCATGCTGAAGTTttggaaaaattgaaaataagttttgatgAGTTAATGTATTTGGACAAGCAAATATTTCTTGATATCGCATGCTTTTTCAATGGAATAGATAAAAATATTGCATGTTTGACATGGCAACAGCGCGGGTTTTACCCTGAAGAAGGAATTAAGGTTCTCTGCCAAAAGTCTTTActgaagattggtgaaaataATGAACTAAAGATGCATGATCTGCTTGGAGATCTTGGAAAGGAAATCATTCGGGAAGAAAACCTTAAGGTGCCCGGAAGGCGTAGTAGGTTGTGGTCTCACGAGGAAGCCTTGGATGTATTGGAGAAAGATATG GGAATGGAAGAAGTTGAAGGGCTTTGCATTGACTTTGGAGGTAGTTCAAGTAACCATCGCTATTTGAAGAGTGAAGGATTTACTAAAATGACTGAGCTTAAGTTACTCCAAATTGATTATGCACACTTTGCTCCAGACTTCATGCCTTCTTTTTTAGAACTGATATTGCTTAGTTGGAAAGGATGCCCTCTGGAATTTACGCAaaccaaatttcatccaatgaACCTGGTTGTTCTTGATTTGTCATATAGTCTTGTTACAAATTACTGGATGGGTTGGAAGCATATTAAG GTGGCAAAGAATCTAAAAGTTCTGAATCTGACAGGGTGTCAACACCTAGTAAAGACTCCTAAACTAGAAAATTGTCGCTTGGAAGTCTTGATTCTTGAAAACTGTGAAAATTTGGCTGAAACAGACGAATCTATCTGTGATCTTGAGAGCCTAGTCATATTGAATATGAAGGGATGCACGGAACTAAGGAATCTCCCGTATGGCATCGGGAGGTTGAGTTCTATCAAAGACTTCAACTTATATCTATGCAAAGGACTTGAAAAGTTACCTGATTCCACCATGTCTTGA
- the LOC122649588 gene encoding disease resistance protein L6-like has translation MNQLVMPIFYDVDPADVSHHTGSYAEALQEHNKCFDQRIIDEWKNALREVGELKGWVLKNIDGGNEEALVKLVVATISNELEKDSLIVSDDLLGIQSHVEKLRNLLNIKPDDVKIVGVWGLGGIGKTTIAKVIYNEISHHFEVCSFLKNVRDTSLIDLQNQLLSEILKGVRFNITNKDTGI, from the exons ATGAATCAACTTGTCATGCCCATCTTCTACGATGTTGATCCCGCGGACGTCAGTCACCACACTGGGAGCTATGCAGAGGCTCTTCAGGAACACAACAAGTGTTTCGATCAGAGGATCATTGACGAGTGGAAAAATGCTCTGAGAGAGGTTGGGGAATTGAAGGGATGGGTTTTGAAGAACATCGATGGAGG GAACGAAGAAGCATTAGTAAAATTAGTTGTTGCAACAATTTCCAATGAATTGGAAAAAGATTCCCTGATTGTTTCTGATGACCTACTTGGAATCCAATCTCATGTAGAAAAATTGAGAAACTTATTGAACATTAAACCAGATGATGTAAAGATTGTGGGAGTGTGGGGGCTAGGTGGGATTGGCAAGACAACTATAGCCAAGGTCATCTACAATGAAATTTCACATCACTTTGAAGTATGTAGTTTTCTTAAAAATGTTCGAGATACTTCACTTATCGATTTGCAAAATCAACTTCTTTCTGAAATATTGAAAGGAGTAAGATTCAACATCACTAATAAAGACACGGGAATTTAA